The Raphanus sativus cultivar WK10039 chromosome 2, ASM80110v3, whole genome shotgun sequence genome includes a region encoding these proteins:
- the LOC108841206 gene encoding protein IQ-DOMAIN 12-like isoform X1: MAMRRSWFGWIKRLFICEAKAKAEKKSRRLRWVFRRLKLRHQISTKVQETRTLNQATEDQRKHAMNVAIATAAAAEAAVAAAKAAAEVVRMAGNAFTSQHFVKKHDLSVSAIKIQSAFRAYLARKALRALKSLVRLQAIVRGRAVRRKVSSLLKSTPSRKASSITRDDIEGKHWSKIKEVLKVECNGQNGWDSSALTKEDIKSIWLRKQEGVVKRERMLKYSRSHRERRSPHMLLESLHTKDNRMRSCRLEHWGESKSLIPGEIQVPTKLKLVRTLQRQDSGDVQESPFSFPRRSFSRLEQSLLEDESCYQSSRGFQPYMSVTESAKEKFRSLSTPRQRVGVMDSWLDKKDGEKVSLWSSFVSETSKMSSSKKSSLAHS; the protein is encoded by the exons ATGGCAATGAGGAGGTCATGGTTCGGTTGGATAAAACGACTATTCATCTGCGAGGCCAAAGCAAAAGCAGAGaag AAGTCAAGGAGATTGAGATGGGTGTTTAGAAGACTGAAACTGAGACATCAGATTTCAACTAAGGTGCAAGAGACTAGGACTTTGAACCAAGCAACAGAGGATCAGAGAAAACATGCCATGAATGTAGCCATTGCCACAGCCGCAGCAGCTGAGGCAGCGGTTGCAGCCGCCAAAGCCGCTGCTGAGGTTGTCCGGATGGCAGGAAACGCCTTCACTTCTCAACATTTTGTCAAGAAGCATGATCTCAGTGTATCAGCTATCAAGATTCAGAGTGCCTTCAGAGCTTATCTG GCGAGGAAAGCGTTGCGGGCACTGAAATCTCTTGTAAGGCTTCAAGCAATCGTCCGTGGCCGAGCTGTTAGGCGAAAGGTTTCTTCTCTGTTGAAGTCTACACCCTCCAGAAAAGCTTCATCAATCACTAGAGACGACATAGAGGGAAAACATTGGTCCAAGATCAAAGAAGTACTCAAAGTAGAGTGCAATGGTCAGAATGGTTGGGACAGTAGCGCTCTCACTAAGGAAGACATCAAATCTATATGGTTGAGGAAGCAAGAAGGTGTGGTCAAGCGTGAGCGTATGTTGAAATACTCCCGGTCACATCGG GAGAGAAGAAGTCCTCACATGCTTCTTGAGTCATTACACACAAAGGACAATAGGATGAGAAGCTGTAGACTTGAACATTGGGGTGAATCCAAGTCTCTCATTCCAGGCGAAATCCAAGTCCCGACAAAACTGAAGCTAGTCAGAACTTTGCAAAGACAAGACTCTGGTGATGTACAAGAGTCTCCATTTTCATTCCCAAGGAGATCTTTTAGCCGTCTTGAGCAGAGTCTATTAGAGGACGAGAGCTGTTATCAAAGCTCCAGAGGTTTCCAGCCTTACATGAGCGTGACAGAGTCTGCAAAGGAAAAGTTTAGATCACTGAGCACACCAAGGCAACGCGTAGGGGTGATGGATTCTTGGTTGGATAAGAAGGATGGGGAAAAAGTATCTCTCTGGTCTTCCTTTGTCAGCGAAACTAGTAAGATGAGCAGCTCTAAGAAGTCGTCTCTGGCACATTCATGA
- the LOC130508755 gene encoding homeobox-leucine zipper protein HDG11-like: MFKCSLGVYICLKKVSGGDGGGGSQQHDGTETDRKKKRYHRHTSQQIQRLESSFKECPHPDDKQRNQLSRELGLAPRRIKFWFQNRITQLKTQHERADNNALKAENYKIRCENIAIREALKHAICPNCGCPPVTEDPYFNEHKLRIENAHLRDKLERMSTLHQSTWEDQCP; this comes from the exons ATGTTTAAATGTTCTCTTggagtatatatatgtttgaaaaAGGTTAGTGGAGGAgacggtggtggtggtagcCAACAGCATGACGGCACTGAAACTGATAGGAAGAAGAAACGTTACCATCGTCACACCTCTCAACAAATTCAACGACTTGAATC GAGTTTCAAAGAGTGTCCTCATCCAGATGATAAGCAGAGGAACCAACTTAGCAGAGAATTGGGTTTGGCTCCAAGACGAATCAAGTTCTGGTTCCAGAACAGAATAACTCAGCTTAAG ACGCAACATGAGAGAGCAGATAACAATGCACTAAAGGCAGAGAACTACAAGATTCGATGTGAGAACATAGCCATTAGAGAAGCACTCAAGCACGCTATATGCCCTAACTGTGGATGTCCTCCCGTTACTGAAGATCCTTACTTCAATGAGCATAAGCTCCGGATCGAGAATGCACATCTTAGAGACAAG CTTGAAAGAATGTCAACGTTGCATCAAAGTACATGGGAAGACCAATGTCCATGA
- the LOC108842981 gene encoding uncharacterized protein LOC108842981, producing the protein MGGEDNTIGFMSFKLTLVFWNIDDYPIPVDKFDAIMGDIPKALSIMGFRDGFMSVWLYSEQLNYDKRELCEAEVISTYSSPNGGSESAIHCKVPSMTFYMIRYASMTGPGPVNLFVIAKPERELNRVLQCLKSRRHNVLIVKPPPPGEEFIFSLDSLLENSRFLGGGKPRRKELYSHFAEEYDDYQERFVKIKQDVSKTVDFSERIPTVRGGRTAVFWDAVDCPFPPSFTPDEIYRSIKSALVAKQFSKKNITIWAYLDDDDDDKKGSSRDALLRGDKTWASRIYFLPAGDKAARRIRMLNDMYLWERDTRCTGTSLVLFADHFKDDAYYTHMLELLHDMRYDVIFVTPTPDISNPDTPEWPLLLLDKGAAWFADDDETSQMHHEAEQETPEKLPITSDIRVDDLTSESSQDSEPEEMQTDEFNFDTSGLLIEEGPAWENDAVEEDSPDDLPVYRWDPAIRMYRLKSMFPKKKHQPQAAPDEETPQKLATHGH; encoded by the exons ATGGGCGGCGAAGACAATACCATCGGTTTTATGAGCT TTAAGCTGACACTGGTGTTCTGGAACATAGATGACTACCCAATCCCTGTAGATAAATTTGATGCTATTATGGGTGATATTCCAAAAGCTCTTAGTATAATGGGCTTTCGTGATGGGTTTATGAGTGTGTGGCTGTATTCTGAGCAACTCAACTACGACAAAAGAGAGTTATGCGAGGCCGAAGTAATCTCCACCTACTCATCCCCCAATG GTGGGTCTGAATCAGCGATACATTGCAAAGTGCCGTCCATGACTTTCTATATGATTCGTTACGCATCAATGACCGGACCAGGACCTGTAAATCTTTTTGTTATCGCAAAACCAGAAAGGGAGCTAAATAGGGTTCTGCAGTGTCTGAAATCGAGGCGTCACAATGTTCTTATAGTAAAGCCACCGCCGCCTGGTGAAGAGTTTATCTTTAGTCTAGACTCTCTACTTGAGAATTCACGTTTTTTAGGTGGAGGAAAGCCTAGACGCAAAGAATTATATAGTCATTTTGCGGAGGAGTATGATGACTACCAAGAAAGGTTTGTAAAGATCAAACAAGATGTCTCCAAGACTGTAGATTTCTCTG AGCGTATCCCAACCGTCAGAGGGGGTAGGACAGCCGTCTTTTGGGATGCCGTGGATTGCCCATTCCCTCCTTCTTTCACCCCTGATGAGATCTACCGCTCTATCAAGTCAGCTCTTGTGGCAAAGCAGTTTAGTAAAAAGAATATTACAATCTGGGCCtatcttgatgatgatgatgacgacaaGAAAGGGTCTTCGAGGGATGCCTTACTGCGTGGTGACAAGACGTGGGCTTCAAGAATCTACTTTCTTCCCGCAG ggGATAAAGCCGCGAGACGTATCAGAATGTTGAATGACATGTATTTATGGGAAAGGGACACTCGTTGTACTGGAACGAGTTTGGTCCTTTTCGCAGATCATTTCAAAGATGACGCCTACTACACCCACATGCTTGAACTATTGCATGACATGCGTTACGATGTTATCTTTGTCACTCCCACTCCGGACATCAGCAATCCAGACACTCCCGAATGGCCGCTATTGCTACTAGATAAAGGAGCAGCCTGGtttgctgatgatgatgaaacaagCCAAATGCATCATGAAGCCGAACAAGAAACACCTGAGAAGCTTCCAATTACGAGTGACATCAGGGTTGATGATCTAACAAGCGAAAGCTCTCAAGATTCTGAGCCCGAAGAGATGCAGACTGACGAATTTAACTTTGACACATCAGGGTTGCTTATAGAGGAAGGACCTGCCTGGGAAAACGATGCCGTCGAAGAAGATTCACCTGACGACCTTCCCGTGTATCGCTGGGATCCTGCTATTCGGATGTACAGACTTAAAAGCATGTTCCCCAAAAAGAAGCATCAACCCCAGGCGGCGCCAGATGAAGAAACGCCTCAGAAACTTGCCACGCATGGCCATTAA
- the LOC108842982 gene encoding uncharacterized protein LOC108842982, whose translation MGSEDDTIGFESLKETLVFWNIDDYPIPLDATNNLDPIFGDISKALDVMGFLGGFMSVWLYSKQINYDKRELCEAQVINEYLTPNGTSYSVYKVPAMTLYMITLASQTGPGPVNFLVIAKPERELDRVVQCLKSRRHNVLVVKKPEEFRFSVDSLVENARLLGGGKPRFEPLYTHYVEEYDVSEERYVRIKEDVSKKVDFSERIPTVKGFRTVVFWDAVDCPFPPSFTPDEIYRSIKSALVAKQFSKKNIAIWAYLDDADDKIVSSRDSLLRGDKTWASRIYFLPAGDKASRRIRMLNDIYLWVRDSQRFTSSYEASLFVFGDQFKDDAYYIHMLQKLNELRYDVFLVTPTPDINNPETPEWPRLLLNKGASWLTDDTGDEPTPQMHHHEAQVFGDQTSESSQDSEPEEMQTEDEDMSHRPLRLLIEEGPAWENDAVEEDSPDDLPLYRWDPFTRMYKLKSLFPKKKHQPQAAPEEEPS comes from the exons ATGGGCTCTGAAGACGATACTATCGGTTTTGAGTCAT TGAAGGAGACACTGGTGTTCTGGAACATAGATGACTACCCAATCCCCTTAGATGCTACCAATAATCTTGATCCTATTTTTGGTGATATCTCAAAAGCTCTTGATGTAATGGGCTTTCTTGGTGGGTTTATGAGTGTGTGGCTGTATTCTAAGCAAATCAACTACGACAAAAGAGAGTTGTGCGAGGCCCAAGTAATCAACGAATACTTAACCCCCAACG GTACATCTTATTCAGTTTACAAAGTGCCGGCCATGACTTTGTATATGATTACTTTGGCTTCACAAACTGGTCCAGGACCGGTCAACTTTTTGGTTATCGCAAAACCAGAAAGGGAGTTAGATAGAGTTGTGCAGTGTCTCAAGTCTAGGCGACACAATGTTCTTGTAGTTAAGAAGCCTGAAGAATTTCGCTTTAGTGTTGACTCTCTAGTTGAGAATGCCCGGCTTTTAGGTGGAGGAAAGCCTAGATTCGAACCTTTATATACTCATTATGTGGAGGAGTATGATGTGTCGGAAGAAAGGTATGTAAGGATCAAAGAAGATGTCTCCAAGAAGGTAGATTTCTCTG AGCGTATCCCAACCGTCAAAGGGTTTAGGACAGTCGTCTTCTGGGATGCCGTGGATTGCCCATTCCCTCCTTCTTTCACCCCTGATGAGATCTACCGCTCTATCAAGTCAGCTCTTGTGGCAAAGCAGTTTAGTAAAAAGAATATTGCAATCTGGGCCTATCTTGATGATGCTGATGACAAGATAGTGTCTTCGAGGGATTCCTTACTGCGTGGTGACAAGACGTGGGCCTCCAGAATCTACTTTCTTCCCGCAG GGGATAAAGCCTCGAGACGTATCAGAATGTTAAATGACATTTATCTATGGGTAAGGGACTCTCAAAGGTTCACCAGTTCTTATGAAGCAAGTTTGTTCGTGTTCGGAGATCAGTTCAAAGATGACGCCTACTACATCCACATGCTTCAAAAGTTGAATGAACTGCGTTACGATGTTTTCTTAGTCACTCCCACTCCGGACATCAACAATCCAGAAACTCCAGAATGGCCGCGATTGCTACTAAATAAAGGAGCATCCTGGTTGACTGATGATACTGGCGACGAACCCACCCCCCAAATGCATCATCATGAAGCCCAAGTTTTTGGTGATCAAACCAGCGAAAGCTCTCAAGATTCAGAGCCCGAAGAGATGCAGACCGAGGACGAGGACATGTCCCATCGCCCACTAAGATTGCTAATAGAGGAAGGCCCTGCCTGGGAAAACGATGCCGTCGAAGAAGATTCACCTGACGACCTTCCCCTGTATCGCTGGGATCCTTTTACTCGCATGTACAAACTTAAAAGCCTATTCCCCAAAAAGAAGCATCAACCCCAGGCGGCACCAGAAGAAGAACCAAGTTAA
- the LOC108841206 gene encoding protein IQ-DOMAIN 12-like isoform X2: protein MAMRRSWFGWIKRLFICEAKAKAEKSRRLRWVFRRLKLRHQISTKVQETRTLNQATEDQRKHAMNVAIATAAAAEAAVAAAKAAAEVVRMAGNAFTSQHFVKKHDLSVSAIKIQSAFRAYLARKALRALKSLVRLQAIVRGRAVRRKVSSLLKSTPSRKASSITRDDIEGKHWSKIKEVLKVECNGQNGWDSSALTKEDIKSIWLRKQEGVVKRERMLKYSRSHRERRSPHMLLESLHTKDNRMRSCRLEHWGESKSLIPGEIQVPTKLKLVRTLQRQDSGDVQESPFSFPRRSFSRLEQSLLEDESCYQSSRGFQPYMSVTESAKEKFRSLSTPRQRVGVMDSWLDKKDGEKVSLWSSFVSETSKMSSSKKSSLAHS, encoded by the exons ATGGCAATGAGGAGGTCATGGTTCGGTTGGATAAAACGACTATTCATCTGCGAGGCCAAAGCAAAAGCAGAGaag TCAAGGAGATTGAGATGGGTGTTTAGAAGACTGAAACTGAGACATCAGATTTCAACTAAGGTGCAAGAGACTAGGACTTTGAACCAAGCAACAGAGGATCAGAGAAAACATGCCATGAATGTAGCCATTGCCACAGCCGCAGCAGCTGAGGCAGCGGTTGCAGCCGCCAAAGCCGCTGCTGAGGTTGTCCGGATGGCAGGAAACGCCTTCACTTCTCAACATTTTGTCAAGAAGCATGATCTCAGTGTATCAGCTATCAAGATTCAGAGTGCCTTCAGAGCTTATCTG GCGAGGAAAGCGTTGCGGGCACTGAAATCTCTTGTAAGGCTTCAAGCAATCGTCCGTGGCCGAGCTGTTAGGCGAAAGGTTTCTTCTCTGTTGAAGTCTACACCCTCCAGAAAAGCTTCATCAATCACTAGAGACGACATAGAGGGAAAACATTGGTCCAAGATCAAAGAAGTACTCAAAGTAGAGTGCAATGGTCAGAATGGTTGGGACAGTAGCGCTCTCACTAAGGAAGACATCAAATCTATATGGTTGAGGAAGCAAGAAGGTGTGGTCAAGCGTGAGCGTATGTTGAAATACTCCCGGTCACATCGG GAGAGAAGAAGTCCTCACATGCTTCTTGAGTCATTACACACAAAGGACAATAGGATGAGAAGCTGTAGACTTGAACATTGGGGTGAATCCAAGTCTCTCATTCCAGGCGAAATCCAAGTCCCGACAAAACTGAAGCTAGTCAGAACTTTGCAAAGACAAGACTCTGGTGATGTACAAGAGTCTCCATTTTCATTCCCAAGGAGATCTTTTAGCCGTCTTGAGCAGAGTCTATTAGAGGACGAGAGCTGTTATCAAAGCTCCAGAGGTTTCCAGCCTTACATGAGCGTGACAGAGTCTGCAAAGGAAAAGTTTAGATCACTGAGCACACCAAGGCAACGCGTAGGGGTGATGGATTCTTGGTTGGATAAGAAGGATGGGGAAAAAGTATCTCTCTGGTCTTCCTTTGTCAGCGAAACTAGTAAGATGAGCAGCTCTAAGAAGTCGTCTCTGGCACATTCATGA